From Aptenodytes patagonicus chromosome 1, bAptPat1.pri.cur, whole genome shotgun sequence, one genomic window encodes:
- the LOC143155935 gene encoding interleukin-5 receptor subunit alpha-like: MARVTVIPVMLILSFFQRKALFSTSLASGQPDVVDALGLHNVLRITKHESRVILSWNNNLTKEETENYTVKYILSYKFFNTTHERKERLQGKKKIIRLELHSGFNAKVKTQLFAKETEDVIKESGWTEFTYKAPPVYIQNLSCIIYNISSFNCIWHIKAEAPEDIQIFFSYRHVGKDFECQQYIKNAGKKNIGCHMKEMYFQPSRKINLNITVRDLRNKSRGLSYYKAFTPQRIEKLNPPINISVSLENRSIKIHWKPPPTIGSASNKCFLYQVKITDRKIVDVTAEKYEYPFHKPANKCAAQVRVKKEICIRNKIWSEWSEPVFIHDEKAVDVMLLSLTLFFLLIFLGGLLICTCRRYRCLEVITMPVPHPSDNIRTWLSADETRHQKQISVQMKMHSEITMGIPEENGDENIQQQKCLKEFGLEDLQG, encoded by the exons ATGGCACGTGTTACAGTCATTCCTGTCATGCTGATATTAAGTTTTTTCCAGCGTAAGGCATTATTTTCCACTAGCCTGGCAAGTGGACAACCAGATGTAGTGG ATGCTCTTGGACTACATAATGTTCTGCGGATTACCAAGCATGAGTCGAGAGTTATTCTGTCCTGGAACAATAACCtgacaaaagaagaaactgagaaCTACACTGTGAAGTATATCTTAAGTTATAAATTCTTCAATACCACTCATGAAAGGAAA GAAAGactgcaggggaagaaaaagataatACGTCTTGAGTTACATTCTGGTTTTAATGCCAAAGTTAAAACACAActttttgcaaaagaaacagaagacgTAATTAAGGAGAGTGGCTGGACAGAATTTACTTACAAGGCACCTCCAG TATATATTCAGAATCTTTCATGCATCATATataacatttcttctttcaatTGCATCTGGCATATTAAAGCAGAAGCTCCTGAAGATATCCAGATCTTTTTTTCATACAG ACACGTAGGAAAAGATTTTGAATGCCAGCAATATATAAAAAatgcagggaagaaaaatattggATGCCAtatgaaagaaatgtatttccaaccatcaagaaaaatcaatttaaacaTAACAGTAAGAGATCTGAGAAATAAATCAAGAGGACTGTCTTATTACAAAGCTTTTACACCTCAAAGAATAG agaaactgaaCCCGCCGATCAACATTTCAGTTTCCCTTGAAAACAGAAGTATTAAAATTCACTGGAAACCCCCGCCTACTATTGGTTCTGCAAGTAACAAGTGCTTTTTGTATCAAGTGAAAATAACAGATCGTAAG ATTGTAGATGTCACTGCAGAGAAATATGAGTACCCGTTTCATAAGCCAGCAAACAAATGTGCAGCACAAGTGAGGGTAAAGAAAGAGATATGCATAAGAAACAAGATTTGGAGTGAATGGAGTGAACCAGTGTTTATTCACGATG aaaaggcAGTGGACGTCATGCTGCTAAGCCTCACGttgttttttctcctgattttCCTTGGAGGTTTGCTGATATGTACATGTAGAAG GTATAGATGTCTGGAAGTTATAACCATGCCTGTTCCACATCCTTCAGATAATATCAGAACTTGGTTATCTGCAGATGAGACTCGCCACCAG AAACAAATATCAGTGCAAATGAAGATGCACTCAGAGATTACTATGGGGATACCAGAAGAGAACGGGGACGAGAACATTCAACAACAGAAATGTTTGAAGGAATTTGGATTAGAAGACCTGCAGGGATGA